A segment of the Leptolyngbya sp. NIES-3755 genome:
TGCATTCGGGTGCAATCCATCCGTCGAATGCTGAAAAATTTACAGATATTTTGTCGATCGGCATTGGTGGATCAGCGTTGGGTCCTCAATTTGTCGCGGAGGCATTAGGCGGAGGATCACCGCTGGCAATTCATTTTATCGACAATACTGATCCGGCAGGAATGGATCGAACCTTGACGAAATTGGGCGATCGGTTAAGCACAACGCTGGTGATTGTGATTTCCAAGTCGGGCAGCACTCCAGAGCCGAGAAATGGAATGCTCGAAGTTCAGAATGCGTTTAAGCAGAAGGGATTAGATTTTAGTCAACATGCGATCGCGATTACAGGTCGGGGAAGTCAACTCGATCAATTAGCGGAATCTGAAGGTTGGTTAGCTCGATTCCCGATGCACGATTGGGTTGGGGGTCGAACTTCGGAACTGTCAGCCGTTGGACTCGTTCCCGCAGCACTTCAAGGAATCCACATTCAAGAAATGCTCGAAGGTGCGCGAGAAATGGATATCGCAACTCGCGTTCCAAACTTAAAATTGAATCCAGCAGCATTATTGGCTCTGTCTTGGTACTTCTCTGGAGACGGCAAGGGCAAGAAAGATATGGTGGTTCTGCCGTACAAAGATAGCTTGCTGTTGTTTAGTCGCTATCTCCAACAGTTGGTGATGGAATCGTTAGGGAAAGAGAAAGATCTTGATGGCAACATTGTGCATCAGGGAATTGCAGTTTATGGGAATAAAGGGAGTACTGATCAACACGCTTATGTACAACAGTTGCGTGAAGGTGTGCCGAATTTCTTTATGACGTTTATCGAAGTGTTGAAAGATCGCGATCGCGCCTCGATCGAGGTTGAATCGGGTGTCACTTCTGGCGATTATCTTTCTGGTTTGCTTCAAGGAACGCGCAAAGCACTGTATGAGAACGATCGAGATTCCATCACCGTAACGATTCCCGAAGTTACGCCGCGTCATGTGGGTGCTTTGATTGCGTTATACGATCGAGCCGTTGGTTTCTACGGTTTCCTAGTTAATATCAATGCCTATCATCAACCCGGTGTCGAAGCAGGGAAAAAAGCGGCTGCGGTAGTTCTCGACATTCAGCGCAAAGTGATGGAAGTGTTGCAGGAAGAGAAAACACCAATTCCATTACAAACACTCGCGATCAAGGCTAATAAACCGGATGAAGTGGAATCGATCTACAAGATTGTACGGCATCTCGCAGCCAACGATCGAGGGGTGAAACTTCACGGTGATTTATCGAAACCCGGAAGCTTAACCGTGAGTGCTTTCTAGGGCTTGTTCTAGCACTGCTTGATGGAACAATGCACGATCGATTAATGAATGAATTTGGTCATCAGAAAGGGCATCACCATTCGCATACAGATCGATCCACATTCGACTCAACTCATTTGCATCCGTGGGCAAATCTGCGATCGCACCTCCCGCCATGTCTAGATCGCTCATGAGTTGAGTCACTTTCGGGTCATAGCTCAATCCAAAACAGCGACATCCTTCTGCGGCTGCCATGATCAATCCGTGAAGTCTCATGGCGATCGTCATTTCCACACCGCGAAACACGCCTTTTAATTCTTGCGGTTGTTTGATTTGCAGAATGTGACTCGCTTCGGGTAATTGTTCGTGAAGTGACTGAGCGATCGCAAAATCCTGACTTGCTTGAAATGGCAGCAATAAGATGCACGTCTGAGTTGCTTTTTGAAAATTGACTAACGCACGAGTAAAAACTTCTAAACGTTCTGGAGTTAAGTGACGATGCGATCGTAAATTGACAGCCACTCTCGGAGCGGGTAAATTCCAGAGTCCAGTCACGGGCGTAGATTCCATTGCCCAAACGGGATCAGGTGCGAGTGTGAACGGAATTTGCCAATCGTGGAGCAATGCAGCCGAAGCACGATCGCGAACACTCACTTGAGTACAGTGCTTAAAGGTCGATTTTGTAAAAGATTTCACCCACGATCGCTTAAGCGGTCCAATTCCTTGCGCCCAAGCGATCGTGTTCAGTCCCATCATCTGAGCCAATCGCATCAAACCGCCGTAGTAGATTGGATTCATGGCGCTAGTCGAATCTTGCATCAAGCTACCACCGCCCCAGATAAACGCATCGGAAGTTCGGAGTGCCTTGAGAACGGCAGACAGAGACTTACGATCGCACACCTCGACTTTGTAGCGATCGCGAGTTTGAACGGGATCGCCCGATAATACGATCGGCTCAACGTGATCCGGTAACATTTGCAGTAATGAAGCCAATAACGCTTCATCGCCGCCATTTCCCATGCCATAGTAGCCACACAGAACTGCACGCATAAGCGATATCGGAGAATTGAACGTGACATTCACTCTACTATGACGGCTCTCTCAATTCCCACTTGGATGATTCATATTTCCAAAGTTTGCTTAGCCGTCTTCCTGCATTGCGTTCTCTTGTTCTTGTAAAGCGATCGAGATTTCTTCAGGGTGAGCATCTGCATAAGCCCAGACATTAACCAGATCAGCAGCCGTCAGATGAGGGTAGGCTTTTAGTAGGTCTGCATCGGTCGCGCCTTGAGTTCGTAAACTGACAAAGAGCCAGACCGGAAGGCGTGTATTCGCAATGCAAGCATCCCCGCCGATGACATCTGACCGTTTAACAATGCCTTGAGAGTGATTACTCAACGCCTGGGTCAAGATTTGAAGCGCGTTGGCTCTTTCGATCGGGGTTAACGCCTTAAGCTCAGTTTGTAGCTCTTGCAGAGTCATTGAAATTTTGAAACAAGCGGTTCTACGATCCTACCAAAGTAACCCATAAACCAACAGAACAGCGAATTTATATTACCCGCGATCGCTATTTTGAAGGCATTCCTCCTGAAGTTTGGGAGTTCAAGATCGGCGGCTATCAAGTGTTAGATAAATGGCTCAAAGACCGCAAAAAAGCGAAACGAACCTTATCCTTTGATGATCTCCTGCACTATCAAAAAATCGTCGTTGCGCTCAAAGAGACCATGCAGCAAATGGAAGAGATCGATCAACTCATTCCTCAGTTTCCGATCGAGTAATCGCTATGATAGTGGCAATGTTCCAAATCAGTTGAGAATTTGACGATGGTGCAGAGTTCTGAAAAAACACTAACGATCGCAGAGTTTTTGCAACTTCCAGAAACCAAGCCTGCAACTGAATATATCGAAGGTCAATTGGTACAAAAGCCCATGCCACAGGGAAAGCACAGCAAGCTACAGGGAAAACTCGTCACCGAGATCAATCGCGTTGCTGAATCAGAACAGATTGCGTTAGCCCTTCCAGAATTGCGCTGCACCTTTGGCAACCGATCGATTGTTCCTGATATTGCAGTCTTTACCTGGAGCCGAATTCCCTTAGATGAAGAGGGAGATATCGCAAATGCTTTCAATGCTGCTCCTGATTGGACAATTGAAATTCTTTCTCCAGATCAGAATCAGTCAAAAGTGACCGCAAACATTTTGCATTGTCTCAAGTTTAGCTCTCAAATGGGATGGCTGATTGACCCGAAGATGAAATCAATTTTTGTTTATCCATCGGGTCAACAACCAGAGTTCCTTCAGGAGCCAGAACAGTTACTTCCGGTTCCTGCTTTTATGTCAACCTTGCAAATAACAGTAGGCGATCTATTTAGCTGGCTGAAACTTGGAAATTCTTAAGTGAGCGATCGCGCAGACCTTCTAGAATTGAACGAGTGTCTTTCACTCTACTATGACGGCTCTCTCAATTCCCACTTGGATTATCCATATTTCCAGCGTGCTCGAATGGATTGCGGCAATTTGGCTGATTTGGCGATATGCAGACATTAGCGGCGATCGGGTTTGGCGATCGCTCTCATTCGGAATGCTTCCAGCGCTGATTAGTGCGATGTGTGCCTGTACCTGGCATTTCTTCGATAATGCGTCTGCGCTCGATTGGCTCGTGACCCTTCAAGCTGCGATGACGGTCGTAGGAAATTGTACGTGTTGTGCGGCGGGCTGGTGGATTTGGCGTTCTACACAAAAAGCAGAATCATGATTTCTAAAGAAACACTGTTTGCGATCTCGTTGTTTCCGTATTTGGGATTTTTGTGGTTCTTAACGCGATCGCAAAAAACACCCCGTCTTGCTTTGATTGGCTTTTACATGACACTCGTATTTGTGGCGATTACCATTCCTGCGGGAATCTATGCCCAAGTGCATTACGGGAAACAATTAGCGGATGTTGATTGGCTTCATGGAAGTGCAGAATCGTTTCTTACACTGTCAAATATTTTGGTTGTGCTTGGATTTCGGCAAGCCTTGGTTCAACAGACTTCAACTGATGAATCGAAATCAAATACTTGATAACTACGATCGACTACAGATCAGCCCCAAGGTTCGATTATTTATGGATAGACTGTTGCACGGTCGCACATGAAAAGAAACCGCCCAACTCCAAACATTCAAGGAATTGAGCGGACTAGATTTAATTAATTAGCAACCTAACTTTGTGGCACTTTCGCCAAAGTCAGCGGTACATTTGACTTCACACCTGGAGCATAGACCTGAGCCACATAATCCGCGATCATCCGATGCGTATTAAATGCAGGGCAGTTCGTCTTGATCGAAGCTTTCATCATCTGAATCCAACCATGCGGCACACCATTCTCATCCTGGTCATAGTAGAGCGGGATGATTTGGTTTTCCAATAGGTCATACAGTGAATCAGAATCGATTTTGTCTTGCAGCGCTTGATCGCTGGTGTGAGCATCTTCCCCGATCGCCCAACCATTCAGCGGTTTTCCATTGGCATCGGTTAAGTAGCCTTCACACCACCAGCCATCTAGCACACTACAGTTGAGTCCACCATTGAAGCAGACTTTCTGACCACTGGTTCCCGAAGCTTCTAAAGGTCTGCGGGGATTGTTCAACCACACATCAACCCCTTGAACGAGCTTACGTGCCGTGTGCATATCGTAGTCTTCGATGAAGGCAACGCGATCGCGAACATTTGAATGAGTCTTACACCACTCCATGATTCGCTGAATAATCCGCTTACCTTCTTCATCAGCAGGGTGAGCTTTACCAGAGAAAATAATCTGTACTGGACGCTCATCATTGCTAAAGATTTGGAGTGCTTTCTCAACATTTCTTAGTAACAAATCACCCCGCTTGTAGGGGCTGAATCGACGTGCAAAGCCGATCGTTAAAATCTTCGGATCGAGCAAATGATCAGTTGCCTGAATCAAGCTCCAATCTTCGTTTCGATTTTGCCGCGAAGTTCTCACTTTCTGGCGAGTGTGAGCGACTAACCGCTCTTTAAGAATTTGATGTCTCCACCAAATTTCCTCATCTGGTGCGTTGTCGATCTTCGCCCAAGTTTGGGGATCAAGTACTTTCGTTGTCCAGTCTTCGCCCAGATACTTGCGATAGAGATCCGCCATCATTGCAGAAGTCCAAGTCGAAGCATGAACGCCATTCGTGATGTACCCGATCGGAACATTGTCTTCGCTCTTTTCGGGATAGAGAACCGTCCACATTTTGCGCGACACTTCTCCGTGTAGTTCACTCACGCCATTTGCCGATCGACATAATCTTAGTGCCAGAACCGTCATGCCAAACGGTTCCCAAGGATCGCCCAATCGACGTGCGCCCAATGCGAGGAACTGTTCGCGAGACAGTCCCAATTCTCCCCAGTACTTGGCGAAGAACGAATCCATCAAATCGGCTGAGAACACGTCATGACCTGCGGGAACAGGTGTATGAGTCGTGAACACACAGCGATCGCGAACTGGCTTTTCAATGTCGTAGAAAGATTTACCCGTTTTCTGAATCTCTTGGCGACAGACTTCGAGCAGACAGAATGCAGCGTGTCCTTCGTTCAAGTGATAAACCGAGGGTTCAATTCCAACCGTTTTGAGTGCCCGAACGCCGCCGATACCGAGAATTACTTCTTGAGCAATCCGGGTTTCTTGATTACCGCCGTACAAGTGACCTGTCAGCCAGCGATCGATGGGATCATTATCTTCTCGATCGGTATCCATCAAGAACAAGCTGACTCGTCCAACTTGTGCTCTCCAAACTTGAACTTTGACATTGCGATGCCGTACCAGCACTTCAAACACGAGCGGCTGACCATTCGCATCCGTCAACAATTGCAGCGGTAAATGCTCGAATGGATTGTTGATGTAGTAATCCTCTTGCCAACCGCTTTGGTTGAGTTTCTGACGGAAGTAACCTTGGCGATAGAGCAATCCAACTGCGACCAGCGGAACACCCAAATCTGATGCTGACTTCAAATGATCCCCAGCGAGAATGCCGAGACCACCGGAATAGATTTGTAAGGATTCATGCAGTCCGAATTCTGCACAGAAATACGCGATCGGGTGCTCTCGTGTAATCTGAGGAGCAACGCGGCTCGACCACGTATCGGTTGAATTTACATATTGGTTAAATTGTTCCGCAAGGTCTTTAAGCCGACTCATGTAGTTCGGTTCAGAAGCCAATTGCGTTAAACGATCGAAGCTGATCGTTTCGAGGAGTGCAACCGGATTGTGCCCACATCTTTCCCACTCATCAGGATTGATCGACTGAAAGAGCGAAATCATATCTGGATTCCAGCACCACCAATAGTTATAGGCGATCTCCGCCAAAGGTTTAAGGGCTTGGGGTAAACGCGCACTCAGTCTGTCAGCCGGATTGACAGTTGAAGTATAGGTCATAGGTTGAAGATCTCTTTGCTTTTCTTAAACGACGAATTCTGAGAATTCCGGGGGCTTGATGCTGTAGCTCGTCTGATTCCCAGAAAAACCGAATCCGCAGGTGGACAGAGCGTATCCTAACGTTCAAACCACGATCGGTGTTCTGGATTGTAACCCGTATTACATCAGACCTGTCTTATCGTTTTCTAGCACTATTTAACGATTGATGACGCAGAATTACAGATTGTCTTCAGGAGGGTCGGGTGCAGGTTGCGAAGATTGACGTTCGAGATACAAATCGATAAAGTCTTCCGCAGCAGTGCTATTAATTTCTCGCAGTGCTTTGATCATGTGCGTGACGGCTTCAGCCAGGGGATCACTGATCTCATTCACCCACTGATGCACAGTCGATCGATTGATTCCCATTGTGACCGCCAATCGGTTTTGGCTGATCCCATAGGTCGAGAGTACTTGTCGTAGTGCCTTTCCTGCTTTTCCCATGTGGAGATTTTGGCAAAGCGAATCGCGTTCGTAAATGGTTGTAAATAGCAACATCAGTCGAATCACATAGCATTAAATGGTGAGATCGATACTGCGCTTTGTCTCAAGCATAATGTAAAGAATCGTTGTTAATTACAGGCTGAGAAAGGCGATTGAGGCATTTGCGATCGCATCCATTTCGATGTTAAAAAGGATGCCAATTTGATTTACTAATCTTGTTTGTAAGATTAAGCTAAGCGTTGAAAATCTTCATCGAAATAGCGAGAGAATGTCTTAATTTTCCCGCTGTTTGCCAAATTTGCGATAGTGGAGATCTCACAAGATGAATTCAAAGAAATCTTTGGGATCAGACAATAGATCGACGCATTGCAAAGGTTCAAATCACTATGGTTTCTACATTTTTAAGTTCACCGTCGGTTGATTTATCGCAGATTCGATTAGAGATCCGATCGCTTCAAGCTCAATTGGTCACATGGCGTAGACAGTTACACCAACGTCCAGAACTCGGCTTTCGAGAAGAGCGAACGGCGGAATTTATTACTGAAAAACTTCGACAGTGGCAGATTCCGCACGAAACCGGAATTGCAAAAACCGGAATTGTTGCCACGATCGAGGGAAATCGTCCGGGTCGAGTGTTGGCAATTCGAGCCGATATGGACGCGCTCCCGATTCAGGAGCAAAATGATGTGCCCTATAAGTCGCAGCATGATGGATTGATGCACGCTTGTGGACATGATGGGCATGTAACGATCGCGCTCGGAACTGCATATTATTTATCCCAACATCGAGATTTTTCGGGAACGGTGAAGTTTATTTTTCAGCCTGCCGAAGAAGGTCCTGGAGGTGCGAAACCAATGATCGAAGCAGGCGTTTTGAAAAATCCTGATGTCGATGCAATTATTGGGTTGCATTTGTGGAATAACTTGCCGCTTGGAACCGTTGGCGTTCGGACTGGGGCATTAATGGCGGCAGTGGAAACCTTTGAGTTAGTCATTCTGGGTAAAGGTGGACATGGCGCGATCCCACAACAAACGATCGATTCTATTGTGGTTGGTTCTCAGATTGTGAATGCGCTCCAAACGATCGTGGCTCGAAATGTTGATCCGATCGAATCTGCGGTTGTGACGGTAGGCGAATTTCACTCAGGAACCGCTTGTAATGTGATTGCAGCTTCAGCGCGTCTTAAAGGCACTGTGCGCTATTTCAATCCGCATTATGCAGGCTATTTCAAACAGCGGATTGAGCAGATTGTCGGGGGCATTTGTCAGGCGCATGGAGCGACGTATGAATTGAATTATCAATCGTTGTATCCGCCTGTGATTAATGATGGTGCGATCGCGGATTTGGTGCGATCGGTCGCAGAAACCGTGGTCGAATCCCCGATCGGAGTTGTCCCAAATTGCCAAACAATGGGCGGAGAAGATATGTCCTTTTTCTTACAAGAAGTTCCAGGATGCTACTTCTTCCTTGGTTCTGCAAACTCGCAAATTGGACTCGATTTTCCACACCATCATCCCAGGTTTGATTTTGACGAAACGGCGCTCGGTATGGGGGTAGAGATTTTCGTCAGGTGCGTGGAACGGAATTAGAACGAGTCTTGGGGGCGGAAAGCCCCTTTTTTATTGGCTTTCGGTTAATGAGAACGAAAATCAATAATTTAAGCCTATATGTAGAGAAAGAGTTCTCTAGATTTTTCCAGTATTGAGAAAGCATTAGGGCATTGCGATCGAGCCGTTTGATTCGGTTTTTGTACGGTTAGCACTAATGCAAGTCAAAATCAGTCTGACTATGATTTAAGAATCAAAGCTGAAACGACACACCAGCGAACAAGTTTTCTTGACAACACATTTAGGAGATTTATCTCATGGCTTTTGAATTGAAACCGCTGCCTTATGGATATGACGCTCTAGAGCCGTACATTGATGCGACCACGATGCAGATTCACCACGACAAGCACCATGCAGCTTACGTGAATAATTTGAATGCTGCGATCGAGAAATACAGCGATCTACAAAGCAAGTCGGTTGAAGAACTCGTCACCAGCCTTGACCAAGTGCCTGAAGATGTTCGGGCTGCGGTTCGCAATAATGCAGGCGGTCACGTGAATCACACCATGTTCTGGGAAATTATGGGCGCGAATGGCAGCGGAGAACCGAATGGCGCGATCGCTTCAGCGATTAATAATTCCTTTGGTAGCTTTGATGCCTTCAAGCAGCAATTTAACGACGCAGGCACGAAGCGTTTTGGTAGCGGTTGGGTTTGGTTAGTCCGCTCCAACCAAGGCGAACTCAAAGTCATTTCCACCCCGAACCAAGATAGCCCACTCACAGAAGGACATACTCCAATTATGGGGAACGACGTGTGGGAACACGCCTACTATCTGAAATATCAGAATCGTCGTCCGGAATATCTCAATGCTTGGTGGAATGTCTTGAATTGGGAAGAAATTAATCGCCGCTTCGATGCTGCAATGAGCGGAAACTAGGTTGGCTGTGATCAGAATCACAGACTTGTGTGATCTCGATCACTCAAGGTATCATTAACCACAGACATACTGTAGAAGACTCAACTTTAGCCGAGTCATCAACAGGGAACACACGACTGGCCGACAGATTTCTCAGGAAGACTGTCGGTTTTTATTATTTAAATTGTGGTGAAGTGCGAGATAGCAAATAAGACATTGCTACGGTGTTTGGGATTGGAGGGGGCGAAGGATCTGTAGCATTCACAAATCGATTTGGTGTGATGCCTTCTCAAAACAACAATGCCAGCCGCTCCGAAAACGACTGGCACATCTGTTGTTATTCATGCCAAAAGCTCTATTGCATTGCTTTATTTGTGGTGAAATGGTGCATCCGGGTCGCCTTCTTCACGATCGGCGCTAATTTCTCTCGCCAGTGACGAATATCCGGATAGTCCGTTGCAATCACAATAACGTCACCCCACCGTCTCTGTTCTTGGGCTGCAAGCGCAGTATTGTATTTTGCTTTCGCCTGATTCCAGGTTTGCGGCATCGTTTTCAGAGCAATCTGAGCAGGTTCATACGCTGCACTGTCCGCTGAGATTGAGCGCAATAACGCGATCGCACCGGTTAAATTTCCACTCTGATACTGAGAAATCGCCTCTCGATAAAGCTGAGTACCAGGTTCATTTGGAAGGGTCGCCAGTACTGGATCATTCACCTGCTTTCGAGTCAATGTTGCATCAGGTGGATCGCCTTCACAAGTTTTGCGTGTCCGGTTTTCGTACACCCAACCGACAGTCGGAGCAGTGATTCTCAGCCAACCATTTTGTTCTCCAACTACGGTGAGCACTTCACCATTATCCAGCGCTCCCACGATCGTTCCCGATCGATCATTCGGAGCCTGTCGCACATTTAAGGGCGGCTGGTCATCGAACACCACGGTTGTACAACGGTTCGCTTGAATAAGTTGCGCGGATTCTGCACGTTTCACCATCGATCGAGGATGAGTTAGTGCATATACCGTTCCTACAAGCGTCACGGTTGCGGTGAGACACGCCCCAACCTGGAGAGGAGATTTCAAAAAAGTTTTCACGTTAACCGACATGGTGATGCCTCACGCTGATCCTGTTCAGGGCTAATTTCGGCAAAGGTCAAGGAAGCTTCAAATTTCTACACTTCCGTCGTTACTCTTGTAGCTTGCCCTAATGTTCCCGCCTTTGCGTTCAGAACTCCTAACAATACTGCTAGAGTCAGCGTTTCAAATTCAGCGTGTTCTTACACTTGACATTTTTTTTAGTCTGACCTGTGAGGGGGATCACCCTACATTCAGCGAGTTCTGGCTTGACCTGTGCTTAATATGCCGCAACATTCTGGTACACTTCAGGGTGGTCAAGTAGCAGAAACGGCAATGGAAATCGG
Coding sequences within it:
- a CDS encoding superoxide dismutase (similar to AA sequence:cyanobase_aa:LBDG_16750); the protein is MAFELKPLPYGYDALEPYIDATTMQIHHDKHHAAYVNNLNAAIEKYSDLQSKSVEELVTSLDQVPEDVRAAVRNNAGGHVNHTMFWEIMGANGSGEPNGAIASAINNSFGSFDAFKQQFNDAGTKRFGSGWVWLVRSNQGELKVISTPNQDSPLTEGHTPIMGNDVWEHAYYLKYQNRRPEYLNAWWNVLNWEEINRRFDAAMSGN
- a CDS encoding hypothetical protein (hypothetical protein Cyan7822_2757;~similar to AA sequence:cyanobase_aa:LBDG_51820), producing MISKETLFAISLFPYLGFLWFLTRSQKTPRLALIGFYMTLVFVAITIPAGIYAQVHYGKQLADVDWLHGSAESFLTLSNILVVLGFRQALVQQTSTDESKSNT
- a CDS encoding hypothetical protein (similar to AA sequence:cyanobase_aa:LBDG_51320), which produces MLLFTTIYERDSLCQNLHMGKAGKALRQVLSTYGISQNRLAVTMGINRSTVHQWVNEISDPLAEAVTHMIKALREINSTAAEDFIDLYLERQSSQPAPDPPEDNL
- a CDS encoding polysaccharide pyruvyl transferase (similar to AA sequence:cyanobase_aa:LBDG_51850); the encoded protein is MRAVLCGYYGMGNGGDEALLASLLQMLPDHVEPIVLSGDPVQTRDRYKVEVCDRKSLSAVLKALRTSDAFIWGGGSLMQDSTSAMNPIYYGGLMRLAQMMGLNTIAWAQGIGPLKRSWVKSFTKSTFKHCTQVSVRDRASAALLHDWQIPFTLAPDPVWAMESTPVTGLWNLPAPRVAVNLRSHRHLTPERLEVFTRALVNFQKATQTCILLLPFQASQDFAIAQSLHEQLPEASHILQIKQPQELKGVFRGVEMTIAMRLHGLIMAAAEGCRCFGLSYDPKVTQLMSDLDMAGGAIADLPTDANELSRMWIDLYANGDALSDDQIHSLIDRALFHQAVLEQALESTHG
- a CDS encoding glucose-6-phosphate isomerase (similar to AA sequence:cyanobase_aa:LBDG_51860), whose translation is MTASALWQRYQDWLYYHDGLSLYLDVSRMRFDDRFVESMLPKFEQAFVQMKDLEAGAIANPDENRMVGHYWLRDPDLAPSEDLKKDIIDTITAIESFAGDVHSGAIHPSNAEKFTDILSIGIGGSALGPQFVAEALGGGSPLAIHFIDNTDPAGMDRTLTKLGDRLSTTLVIVISKSGSTPEPRNGMLEVQNAFKQKGLDFSQHAIAITGRGSQLDQLAESEGWLARFPMHDWVGGRTSELSAVGLVPAALQGIHIQEMLEGAREMDIATRVPNLKLNPAALLALSWYFSGDGKGKKDMVVLPYKDSLLLFSRYLQQLVMESLGKEKDLDGNIVHQGIAVYGNKGSTDQHAYVQQLREGVPNFFMTFIEVLKDRDRASIEVESGVTSGDYLSGLLQGTRKALYENDRDSITVTIPEVTPRHVGALIALYDRAVGFYGFLVNINAYHQPGVEAGKKAAAVVLDIQRKVMEVLQEEKTPIPLQTLAIKANKPDEVESIYKIVRHLAANDRGVKLHGDLSKPGSLTVSAF
- a CDS encoding alpha-glucan phosphorylase (similar to AA sequence:cyanobase_aa:LBDG_51330); translation: MTYTSTVNPADRLSARLPQALKPLAEIAYNYWWCWNPDMISLFQSINPDEWERCGHNPVALLETISFDRLTQLASEPNYMSRLKDLAEQFNQYVNSTDTWSSRVAPQITREHPIAYFCAEFGLHESLQIYSGGLGILAGDHLKSASDLGVPLVAVGLLYRQGYFRQKLNQSGWQEDYYINNPFEHLPLQLLTDANGQPLVFEVLVRHRNVKVQVWRAQVGRVSLFLMDTDREDNDPIDRWLTGHLYGGNQETRIAQEVILGIGGVRALKTVGIEPSVYHLNEGHAAFCLLEVCRQEIQKTGKSFYDIEKPVRDRCVFTTHTPVPAGHDVFSADLMDSFFAKYWGELGLSREQFLALGARRLGDPWEPFGMTVLALRLCRSANGVSELHGEVSRKMWTVLYPEKSEDNVPIGYITNGVHASTWTSAMMADLYRKYLGEDWTTKVLDPQTWAKIDNAPDEEIWWRHQILKERLVAHTRQKVRTSRQNRNEDWSLIQATDHLLDPKILTIGFARRFSPYKRGDLLLRNVEKALQIFSNDERPVQIIFSGKAHPADEEGKRIIQRIMEWCKTHSNVRDRVAFIEDYDMHTARKLVQGVDVWLNNPRRPLEASGTSGQKVCFNGGLNCSVLDGWWCEGYLTDANGKPLNGWAIGEDAHTSDQALQDKIDSDSLYDLLENQIIPLYYDQDENGVPHGWIQMMKASIKTNCPAFNTHRMIADYVAQVYAPGVKSNVPLTLAKVPQS
- a CDS encoding hypothetical protein (similar to AA sequence:cyanobase_aa:gll2932), whose protein sequence is MTLQELQTELKALTPIERANALQILTQALSNHSQGIVKRSDVIGGDACIANTRLPVWLFVSLRTQGATDADLLKAYPHLTAADLVNVWAYADAHPEEISIALQEQENAMQEDG
- a CDS encoding hypothetical protein (conserved hypothetical protein;~similar to AA sequence:cyanobase_aa:AM1_1042), with the translated sequence MVQSSEKTLTIAEFLQLPETKPATEYIEGQLVQKPMPQGKHSKLQGKLVTEINRVAESEQIALALPELRCTFGNRSIVPDIAVFTWSRIPLDEEGDIANAFNAAPDWTIEILSPDQNQSKVTANILHCLKFSSQMGWLIDPKMKSIFVYPSGQQPEFLQEPEQLLPVPAFMSTLQITVGDLFSWLKLGNS
- a CDS encoding hypothetical protein (hypothetical protein Cyan7822_2758;~similar to AA sequence:cyanobase_aa:LBDG_51830), giving the protein MTALSIPTWIIHISSVLEWIAAIWLIWRYADISGDRVWRSLSFGMLPALISAMCACTWHFFDNASALDWLVTLQAAMTVVGNCTCCAAGWWIWRSTQKAES
- a CDS encoding N-acyl-L-amino acid amidohydrolase (similar to AA sequence:cyanobase_aa:LBDG_16740) — protein: MVSTFLSSPSVDLSQIRLEIRSLQAQLVTWRRQLHQRPELGFREERTAEFITEKLRQWQIPHETGIAKTGIVATIEGNRPGRVLAIRADMDALPIQEQNDVPYKSQHDGLMHACGHDGHVTIALGTAYYLSQHRDFSGTVKFIFQPAEEGPGGAKPMIEAGVLKNPDVDAIIGLHLWNNLPLGTVGVRTGALMAAVETFELVILGKGGHGAIPQQTIDSIVVGSQIVNALQTIVARNVDPIESAVVTVGEFHSGTACNVIAASARLKGTVRYFNPHYAGYFKQRIEQIVGGICQAHGATYELNYQSLYPPVINDGAIADLVRSVAETVVESPIGVVPNCQTMGGEDMSFFLQEVPGCYFFLGSANSQIGLDFPHHHPRFDFDETALGMGVEIFVRCVERN
- a CDS encoding bacterial SH3 domain family protein (similar to AA sequence:cyanobase_aa:LBDG_33330), coding for MSVNVKTFLKSPLQVGACLTATVTLVGTVYALTHPRSMVKRAESAQLIQANRCTTVVFDDQPPLNVRQAPNDRSGTIVGALDNGEVLTVVGEQNGWLRITAPTVGWVYENRTRKTCEGDPPDATLTRKQVNDPVLATLPNEPGTQLYREAISQYQSGNLTGAIALLRSISADSAAYEPAQIALKTMPQTWNQAKAKYNTALAAQEQRRWGDVIVIATDYPDIRHWREKLAPIVKKATRMHHFTTNKAMQ